Part of the Desulfomonilaceae bacterium genome, TCGAGGCCTTGCGATATTGGTTTAACACTTCCCAAAGACTCATGACGGAAAGCATGAGAACCAAAACTGGCGAACCTGCAGCCTTACAGTTCATTATTGTTTTTATCGGGCTAACAAAGCTGGGACAAAGCATCAGCAGCAGACTCTCAACGTAGACAGACCACATTAACAAACACGATTCGATCAGATTGCTGGAAAGGCATGTAGTGAAGAGAATTGTTGTAGGAGTTAGTGGCGCAAGCGGGACCATTTACGGTGTCCGACTGCTCGAGGTCCTAAACCAGATTGATGGCGTTGAAACCCATCTGATTCTTTCCCGCGGGGCTAGAGTCACGATGGAGCATGAGACGTCAATGAAACCTGATGCGCTTGAAAAGCTTGCTCATGTATCTCACTCCCCTGACGATCTTGCAGCTTGTGTTTCAAGTGGATCTTTCAAGACTGATGGTATGGTGGTCGCCCCCTGCTCGATGAAGAGCCTGTCCATGATCGCTAATTCGATAGATGACAACCTGTTGATTCGAGCGGCGGACGTAACCCTTAAGGAAAGAAGAAAACTTGTCTTGATCGTGAGGGAAACACCTCTCCATCTTGGTCATCTTCGGCAAATGACAGCAGTAACAGAGATAGGGGCAATAATATTGCCACCAGTTCCATCTTTCTACCACAAACCAAAGACAATAGAAGACATAGTAGATCAGACCATAGGAAAAACCCTGGATCAATTAGATATCGATCACCACCTGTTTCAGCGCTGGGCGGGAGGATGATCAAGGAAGATCTCGAGAAAACAGTAATCCGCTTCCTGGATTCATTGACCACAATGACTCTCGGTTGCACCCTGGCGGATGAACCATGGATTTGCCCGGTATTTTACGCTCGTCAGGGATTTGATCTCGTGTTCTTTTCGTCACAAAACTCCAGACATTCTGTCGTGTTCAAGGAAAATCGACGAGCCGCGGCGTCGGT contains:
- a CDS encoding UbiX family flavin prenyltransferase, translating into MKRIVVGVSGASGTIYGVRLLEVLNQIDGVETHLILSRGARVTMEHETSMKPDALEKLAHVSHSPDDLAACVSSGSFKTDGMVVAPCSMKSLSMIANSIDDNLLIRAADVTLKERRKLVLIVRETPLHLGHLRQMTAVTEIGAIILPPVPSFYHKPKTIEDIVDQTIGKTLDQLDIDHHLFQRWAGG